Proteins co-encoded in one Oreochromis aureus strain Israel breed Guangdong linkage group 3, ZZ_aureus, whole genome shotgun sequence genomic window:
- the LOC116317478 gene encoding RNA-binding protein 4B-like yields the protein MPQARHNRKLAKGNLSKGTSIPFCERRLKEFVIMVKIFVGNLPRATNEDEIKALFTEYGTVTECAIIKNFAFVHMDDRKAATKAIKNLHLYKLHGTPINVEASHGKNQGSVKLHVANVEKGSDDELRALFEEYGTVTECAVVKNFAFVHMSNSDEAMDAIKGLDNTEFQGKRIHVQISKSRPRHEERDDYPPPPPDRGGYWPPRYPGEWPEPPPPGYMRGRLSHIPPGYPAPPLPPPPPRRAVYPDRPYDAERDRYGVVDYYEKYRARPYGMATYDDQRPGVPPPPPPPSAVVRDRLPNSSLDPYERRPLPPPPPSSYYARDRSPLRRPPTTPVPPASNGYSYDRSAYGVPRARDPYADRLPPPPPARYAY from the exons ATGCCACAGGCACGACACAACCGGAAATTAGCAAAAGGAAACCTCTCGAAGGGGACTTCAATTCCTTTTTGTGAGCGCCGATTAAAAG aatttgtAATCATGGTGAAGATTTTCGTGGGAAATCTGCCCAGAGCGACAAACGAGGATGAAATCAAGGCACTCTTTACCGAGTATGGCACTGTCACAGAATGTGCCATCATCAAAAACTTTGCCTTCGTCCACATGGACGACCGCAAGGCTGCCACCAAAGCCATCAAGAATCTGCACCTCTACAAGCTGCACGGCACGCCAATCAACGTGGAGGCCAGTCACGGGAAGAACCAGGGCTCAGTCAAACTGCATGTAGCAAATGTAGAGAAAGGATCTGATGATGAGCTGCGTGCTCTATTTGAAGAGTACGGCACGGTCACAGAGTGTGCTGTTGTTAAGAATTTTGCTTTTGTACACATGTCCAACTCTGACGAGGCCATGGATGCCATCAAGGGACTGGACAACACAGAATTTCAAG GCAAACGCATCCATGTCCAGATTTCCAAGAGTCGTCCCAGACATGAAGAACGGGATGAttacccccctccccccccagACAGGGGTGGCTATTGGCCCCCGCGCTATCCAGGAGAGTGGCCCGAGCCTCCTCCACCTGGCTACATGAGGGGTCGTCTTAGCCACATACCCCCAGGTTACCCTGCCCCTCCTCTGCCTCCCCCTCCCCCTAGACGAGCAGTTTATCCAGATCGCCCTTACGATGCTGAGAGGGACAGATATGGCGTGGTAGATTACTATGAGAAGTACCGAGCCCGTCCGTATGGCATGGCCACCTACGACGACCAGCGTCCCGGCgtgcctcctcctccccctcccccgTCAGCCGTCGTCCGAGACCGTCTTCCGAACTCGTCGCTCGACCCATATGAGCGTCGGCcccttcctccacctcctccgtCCTCATACTACGCCCGAGATCGAAGTCCGCTTAGGAGACCGCCTACCACACCAGTGCCCCCTGCCAGTAACGGCTACTCCTATGATCGCTCTGCATACGGAGTTCCACGTGCAAGGGACCCCTACGCAGATCGGCTGCCTCCGCCACCGCCTGCACGCTACGCTTATTAA
- the LOC120432714 gene encoding TRAF-interacting protein with FHA domain-containing protein A-like isoform X2 gives MNVSQTMETEEDLLTCLQIKFYHPQQSCKGFYGRLPLGTRRRHTADDPLRLGRDTEACAYVLLDPRVSRKQLALYAYHIPQSSEMLFTIQNLSQRGKLSVNTSALGYLERMDLPDKALIRFGEYEILIIRESGEAKANFEAL, from the exons ATGAATGTGTCTCAGACGATGGAGACAGAGGAGGACCTCCTGACTTGCCTCCAAATCAAGTTTTACCATCCTCAGCAGAGCTGTAAGGGCTTTTATGGTCGGCTTCCTCTGGGGACCAGAAGAAGACACACTGCCGACGACCCTCTCAGGCTGGGCCGTGACACCGAAGCATGTGCCTACGTCCTGCTTGATCCCCGGGTGTCCCGTAAGCAGCTGGCACTCTACGCCTACCACATTCCCCAGAGCTCAGAGATGCTGTTTACCATCCAGAATCTGAGCCAGAGGGGGAAACTGTCAGTGAACACCTCAGCGCTGGGCTACCTGGAGAGGATGGATCTGCCAGACAAAGCTCTGATCCGGTTCGGAGAGTATGAGATCCTGATCATCCGCGAGTCTGGTGAGGCCAAGGCCAACTTTGAG GCGCTTTAA
- the LOC120432714 gene encoding TRAF-interacting protein with FHA domain-containing protein A-like isoform X1, giving the protein MNVSQTMETEEDLLTCLQIKFYHPQQSCKGFYGRLPLGTRRRHTADDPLRLGRDTEACAYVLLDPRVSRKQLALYAYHIPQSSEMLFTIQNLSQRGKLSVNTSALGYLERMDLPDKALIRFGEYEILIIRESGEAKANFEVEFEVLAAPPSRETPMSTDSNMMNNFSAELSVRNPLESDEMHYPY; this is encoded by the coding sequence ATGAATGTGTCTCAGACGATGGAGACAGAGGAGGACCTCCTGACTTGCCTCCAAATCAAGTTTTACCATCCTCAGCAGAGCTGTAAGGGCTTTTATGGTCGGCTTCCTCTGGGGACCAGAAGAAGACACACTGCCGACGACCCTCTCAGGCTGGGCCGTGACACCGAAGCATGTGCCTACGTCCTGCTTGATCCCCGGGTGTCCCGTAAGCAGCTGGCACTCTACGCCTACCACATTCCCCAGAGCTCAGAGATGCTGTTTACCATCCAGAATCTGAGCCAGAGGGGGAAACTGTCAGTGAACACCTCAGCGCTGGGCTACCTGGAGAGGATGGATCTGCCAGACAAAGCTCTGATCCGGTTCGGAGAGTATGAGATCCTGATCATCCGCGAGTCTGGTGAGGCCAAGGCCAACTTTGAGGTAGAGTTTGAGGTGCTGGCAGCACCTCCTTCCAGAGAGACACCCATGAGCACAGACTCAAATATGATGAACAACTTCTCAGCTGAGCTCAGCGTACGCAACCCTCTAGAGAGTGATGAGATGCACTATCCTTACTGA
- the LOC116317479 gene encoding TRAF-interacting protein with FHA domain-containing protein A produces the protein MNVSLTMETEEDLLTCLQIKFYHPQQNCKGFYGRLPLGTRRRHAADDPLRLGRDDQTCAYILLDPRVSRKQLALYAYHIPQSSEMLFTIQNLSQRGKLSVNSSALGYLERMDLPDKALIRFGEYEILIIRESGEGKANFEVEFEVLAVPPSRETSLCKEQTSMSLPPVMETCSDSRIILSPKDSSFGPQESDETLPCDS, from the coding sequence ATGAATGTGTCTCTGACAATGGAGACGGAGGAGGACCTCCTGACTTGCCTCCAAATCAAGTTTTACCATCCTCAGCAGAACTGTAAGGGCTTTTATGGTCGGCTTCCTCTGGGGACCAGAAGAAGACATGCTGCCGATGACCCTCTCAGGCTGGGCCGTGACGACCAGACCTGTGCCTACATTCTGCTTGATCCCCGGGTGTCCCGTAAGCAGCTGGCACTGTACGCCTACCACATTCCCCAGAGCTCAGAGATGCTGTTTACCATCCAGAATCTGAGCCAGAGGGGGAAACTGTCAGTGAACTCCTCAGCGCTGGGATACCTGGAGAGGATGGATCTGCCAGACAAAGCTCTGATCCGGTTCGGAGAGTATGAGATCCTGATCATCCGCGAGTCTGGTGAGGGCAAGGCCAATTTTGAGGTAGAGTTTGAGGTGCTGGCAGTACCTCCTTCCAGAGAGACGTCTCTCTGCAAGGAGCAGACATCCATGTCTCTTCCACCGGTCATGGAGACATGTTCAGATAGTAGGATTATTTTGTCACCCAAAGATAGCTCCTTTGGCCCCCAGGAGAGTGATGAGACTCTTCCTTGTGATTCATAA